One genomic segment of Naumovozyma castellii chromosome 7, complete genome includes these proteins:
- the ADE12 gene encoding adenylosuccinate synthase (ancestral locus Anc_2.23): MVNVVLGSQWGDEGKGKLVDLLVSNYDIVARCAGGNNAGHTIVVGGVKYDFHMLPSGLVNPNCQNLLGNGVVIHVPSFFKELETLEAKGLKGCRERLFVSSRAHLVFDFHQVTDKLRENELSGRSKDGKNIGTTGKGIGPTYSTKASRSGLRVHHLVNDNPGAWDAFVVKYKRLLETRKQRYGDFEYDVDAKLAEYKKYRDALKPFVVDSVVFMHKAIEQNKKILVEGANALMLDIDFGTYPYVTSSSTGIGGVVTGLGIPPRTIDKVYGVVKAYTTRVGEGPFPTEQLNPDGEKLQTIGAEFGVTTGRKRRCGWLDLVVLKYSSLINGYTSLNITKLDVLDSFKEIPVGISYSIKGKKLDLFPEDLMTLGEVDVEYVTLPGWDQDITKITEFDQLPENAKKYLKFIEDFVGIPVEWVGTGPARESMLHKDI; encoded by the coding sequence ATGGTCAACGTCGTATTAGGTTCCCAATGGGGGGATGAAGGTAAGGGTAAATTAGTTGATCTTCTAGTTAGCAACTACGATATTGTTGCCCGTTGTGCCGGTGGTAATAACGCAGGTCACACCATCGTTGTCGGTGGGGTCAAGTATGATTTCCACATGCTACCTTCTGGGTTAGTCAATCCTAATTGTCAAAACTTACTAGGGAACGGTGTCGTCATTCATGTCCCCTCCTTCTTTAAGGAATTGGAAACTTTAGAAGCCAAAGGTTTAAAAGGTTGTAGAGAAAGATTATTTGTCTCTTCGAGAGCTCATTTAGTCTTCGATTTCCATCAAGTTACTGATAAGTTGAGAGAGAATGAATTATCAGGTCGTTCTAAGGATGGGAAGAACATTGGGACCACTGGTAAAGGTATTGGTCCAACTTATTCGACAAAGGCCTCTAGATCTGGGTTAAGAGTGCATCATTTAGTTAATGATAATCCAGGTGCATGGGATGCCTTTGTTGTCAAATACAAGAGATTATTGGAAACAAGAAAGCAAAGATATGgtgattttgaatatgatGTTGATGCCAAATTGGCTGAATACAAGAAGTACAGAGACGCCTTGAAACCATTCGTCGTAGATTCTGTCGTGTTCATGCATAAAGccattgaacaaaataagaaaatcTTGGTGGAAGGTGCTAATGCTCTTATGTTGGATATTGATTTTGGTACTTATCCATACGTTACTTCTTCCAGTACCGGTATTGGTGGTGTAGTCACTGGGCTAGGTATTCCTCCACGTACTATTGACAAAGTATATGGTGTCGTTAAGGCCTATACCACTCGTGTTGGAGAAGGTCCATTTCCTACAGAACAATTAAATCCAGATGGTGAAAAATTGCAGACCATTGGTGCCGAATTTGGTGTTACCACTGGTCGTAAACGTCGTTGCGGTTGGTTAGATCTTGTTGTCTTGAAGTACTCAAGTTTAATCAATGGTTATACCAGTTTAAACATTACCAAATTGGATGTTCTTGATTCATTTAAGGAAATTCCTGTTGGTATTTCTTACTCTATTAAGGGTAAGAAATTAGATTTGTTCCCAGAAGATTTAATGACTTTGGGTGAAGTGGATGTGGAATATGTTACTCTACCTGGTTGGGATCAAGATATTACAAAGATTACtgaatttgatcaattgCCCGAAAATGccaaaaaatatttgaaatttattgaagatttcGTTGGTATTCCAGTGGAATGGGTTGGTACTGGCCCAGCAAGAGAAAGCATGCTACATAAGgatatttga
- the ATG4 gene encoding cysteine protease ATG4 (ancestral locus Anc_2.18), with protein sequence MEIFTRVSSQLPTTTLPLKEPQMSDRVVLGKKYPLEAPATPAHESSSTSFFTSLFSRNTIRDPNYVDNITSGDPFLKDVVTRLHFTYRTRFKPIMKSPEGPSPLNFSLVIRENPIDVIENAITNPDCFNTDIGWGCMIRTGQSLLGNTLQIVRLGRDFRYDPENKDISENRIIEWFIDAPEKPFSLHQFITEGMELSGKNPGEWFGPAATARSIQSLIRKFPDCGIAECLVSVSSGDIYSDEVKQVFADNKKNLLILLGVKLGLNAVNECYWDSIRHILSSKYSVGISGGRPSSSLYFFGYEGDELLYFDPHSPQPSLEENNVSYKSCHTNKYGKLLMNDMDPSMLLGFLIRGQEDWENFKEEVETSKIVNVFEERPCDLNIDMNIENNDFDVTSMDSQDSVNKSINNDSGGDTAATSIERNDYVDVGSILQRWGNVCNVSSRDEQLQDIKCKKQKIVVMGNATYLTSHTALIDFEVERVLVEQDTISIANPPVG encoded by the coding sequence ATGGAGATATTCACTAGAGTTTCTTCACAATTACCCACAACTACACTTCCACTTAAAGAACCGCAAATGTCAGATAGAGTCGTCCTAGGGAAAAAGTATCCCCTTGAAGCACCTGCAACACCCGCTCACGAGTCATCATCTACTTCGTTCTTTACAAGTTTATTTTCTAGAAATACGATACGTGATCCGAATTATGTTGATAATATCACTAGTGGTGATCCATTTTTAAAGGATGTTGTGACGAGGTTACATTTTACATACAGAACCCGATTTAAGCCTATCATGAAATCGCCTGAGGGGCCATCACCATTAAATTTCAGTCTTGTTATCAGAGAGAACCCCATTGATGTTATTGAGAATGCTATAACTAATCCAGATTGCTTTAACACTGATATTGGATGGGGATGTATGATTAGGACGGGGCAAAGTTTATTAGGCAACACCTTACAAATCGTTAGACTTGGCAGAGATTTTCGATATGATCCCGAGAACAAAGATATTAGCGAAAatagaattattgaatggTTTATCGATGCTCCCGAAAAGCCATTCTCGTTACATCAGTTCATCACAGAAGGAATGGAATTATCTGGGAAGAATCCTGGTGAATGGTTCGGGCCTGCTGCTACGGCAAGAAGTATACAAAGTTTGATTAGAAAATTTCCTGACTGTGGTATTGCTGAGTGTCTTGTATCTGTTTCATCAGGTGATATCTATTCAGATGAAGTGAAGCAGGTGTTTGCAGATAATAAGAAGAATCTTCTTATACTATTAGGTGTTAAATTAGGACTGAACGCAGTTAATGAATGTTATTGGGATAGTATACGACACATCCTAAGCTCCAAGTATTCGGTTGGTATATCCGGTGGAAGACCATCCTCctcattatatttctttggttATGAAGGTGATGAATTGCTTTATTTTGATCCTCATTCACCACAACCTTCattagaagaaaacaatgtTTCATATAAGAGTTGCCATACGAATAAATATGGAAAACTTTTAATGAATGACATGGACCCATCGATGTTGTTGGGATTTCTTATAAGGGGCCAAGAGGATTGGgaaaattttaaagaagaagtgGAAACTTCCAAGATTGTCAAtgtatttgaagaaagacCATGTGATCTCAACATTGATATGAATATAGAGAATAATGACTTTGATGTTACAAGTATGGATTCACAAGATTCTGTTAATAAATCTATTAATAACGATAGCGGTGGTGATACTGCCGCGACTtctattgaaagaaatgattATGTTGATGTCGGATCTATCTTACAGAGGTGGGGGAATGTATGTAACGTTAGTTCCCGGGATGAACAATTACAGGATATAAAATgtaagaaacaaaaaattgtAGTAATGGGGAATGCTACATATTTGACCAGCCATACTGctttaattgattttgaagtgGAACGGGTCCTTGTGGAACAAGACACAATTAGCATAGCAAATCCACCTGTCGGTTAG
- the SQS1 gene encoding Sqs1p (ancestral locus Anc_2.17), protein MAKRHKHYKKNGGGANIKKSKHGKIKHRRPTARDNSQGNKDWYDSGVPVGAGDLDDVSNDYYNRGRAVISAATVEDYYFKRDNDKQSMRVGGLRPGYNRDVTPDIEGRSGFRKRPMVFVKSMEVYDPAHDLILKLAEKNRRESVTTTVELTEKVHIPFIAEKETEEAEELTSDELNASSTNEKEDINLIEKEKEINVSSDESLFNLNDEDLFFIDNEGATESTIPTVHVEENTKSTKRQVGTVLEFNPSLIIGKTELHLGEDVENGSVHLKQTERKYHPFHGYVQNIMKNIQPEVEDEDFPDDFEDEISDFEDDIDDDIDFEYEEEESHEEEKLHPRPSKEESPKLSSQIEDLHLTETKNSSELNEPAFGFMEDDYVISTDDLMVSNIRLGYSSDSYYVKCYKLFGDYNFRWIEQEVFTDFILEELCLPEHRLNAYLKYIKDSLIPKEEPVDPRYSDVPFSDTSSEGEGYNRSPFDYQDSDIDIDVFNDGTAMEITSDMDEGLEDLISFTLKHNVDRHQEYETKSLEFKGKGKNKKLLVSDQISLELETINTLQSKLEKRLSNKAKRRRAKEDFIDEENRKSKDLFKKYPYGLHVQNIRDELDSFLNDTNRSSLFFPPLDPHGNKTVSKFAKHYYMKSSKVGKANHTHIQIEKVRKTKWKTPNYDLISQLLKQRPVFMRIDVQRPREEFVRTERLRVKSKFATKEGELVGKDAPEIGQENIGRKLLEKLGWSIGEGLGPHGNKGISEPLMARVKKNKSGLRHKHEATTRE, encoded by the coding sequence ATGGCTAAGAGACATAAACATTATAAGAAGAATGGAGGGGGTGCTAATATCAAGAAAAGTAAGCATGGAAAGATTAAACACCGTCGTCCCACGGCAAGAGATAACAGTCAAGGTAATAAAGACTGGTATGATTCGGGAGTACCTGTTGGTGCAGGTGATTTAGACGATGTTTCAAATGATTATTATAATCGTGGTAGAGCTGTAATTTCTGCAGCCACAGTAGAAGATTACTATTTCAAGAGAGACAACGATAAACAATCTATGAGAGTAGGTGGGTTGAGACCGGGATATAATAGAGATGTTACCCCTGATATTGAAGGCAGGTCCGGGTTCCGTAAGAGGCCGATGGTCTTTGTTAAATCAATGGAAGTGTATGATCCAGCCCACGAtctaattttgaaacttgCTGAGAAGAACCGTCGTGAATCGGTTACCACAACTGTTGAGCTAACTGAAAAAGTACATATTCCATTTATAGCTGAAAAAGAGACAGAAGAGGCAGAAGAGCTAACATCAGATGAGCTAAATGCCAGTTCAACTAATGAGAAGGAGGATATCAATCTTatagagaaagagaaagaaataaatgtttcatcagatgaatcattatttaacttaaatgatgaggatttatttttcatagATAATGAAGGAGCTACTGAGAGTACGATCCCAACAGTTCATGTTGAAGAGAATACAAAGTCCACGAAACGTCAAGTGGGTACTGTTTTGGAGTTTAATCCATCATTGATTATAGGTAAGACCGAATTACATTTGGGAGAAGATGTTGAAAATGGTTCTGTTCATCTCAAACAAACTGAGAGGAAGTATCATCCATTTCATGGTTATGTACAAAacataatgaaaaatattcaaccTGAAGTAGAAGACGAAGATTTTCCAGATGATTTTGAGGATGAAATCTCCGATTTTGAGGAcgatattgatgatgatattgactttgaatatgaagaggaggaatcccatgaagaagagaaactACATCCTAGGCCTAGCAAAGAAGAAAGCCCGAAACTATCTTCTCAGATTGAAGACTTGCATTTAACAGAAACGAAAAATTCAAGCGAACTCAATGAACCCGCATTTGGATTCATGGAGGACGATTACGTGATTAGTACGGATGACCTAATGGTTAGTAATATTAGACTAGGATATTCTTCTGATTCTTATTATGTGAAGTGTTATAAGCTGTTTGGGGATTACAATTTCAGATGGATTGAACAGGAGGTATTTACTGACTTCATTTTAGAAGAACTATGTTTACCTGAACATCGATTGAATGCATACTTAAAATATATCAAGGACTCCTTAATACCGAAAGAAGAGCCAGTAGATCCCAGATACTCTGATGTCCCATTTTCAGATACAAGTTCTGAAGGAGAAGGTTATAATAGATCACCATTCGATTATCAAGATAGTGACATTGACATAGACGTGTTCAATGATGGGACAGCAATGGAAATTACTTCAGATATGGACGAAGGGTTGGAAGACTTGATATCGTTCACGTTGAAACATAACGTAGACCGTCATCAAGAATACGAAACTAAATCCCTAGAGTTTAAAGGGAAGggaaagaataaaaaacTATTAGTATCAGACCAAATATCATTAGAGTTGGAAACTATTAACACTTTACAAAGTAAGTTGGAAAAACGTCTTAGTAACAAAGctaagagaagaagagcAAAGGAGGACTTTAtcgatgaagaaaatagaaaatCCAAGGATTTGTTTAAAAAGTATCCTTATGGATTGCATGTTCAAAATATAAGGGATGAATTagattcatttttaaaCGATACTAATAGATCGTCATTATTTTTCCCACCTTTAGATCCACATGGGAATAAGACTGTAAGTAAATTTGCTAAGCATTATTACATGAAGTCGTCGAAGGTGGGGAAGGCCAATCACACtcatattcaaattgaaaaggtAAGAAAGACCAAATGGAAGACGCCTAATTACGACCTGATAAGTCAACTTTTAAAGCAACGCCCTGTATTTATGAGAATAGATGTTCAACGACCCAGAGAGGAGTTCGTTCGCACAGAAAGGTTGAGAGTGAAAAGCAAGTTTGCTACTAAAGAGGGTGAATTAGTTGGTAAGGATGCTCCAGAAATTGGACAGGAGAACATTGGTAGAAAGTTGTTGGAGAAACTTGGATGGAGCATAGGTGAAGGTCTTGGTCCGCACGGAAACAAGGGTATCAGTGAACCGTTGATGGCTCGTgtaaagaagaacaagTCAGGACTGAGACATAAGCACGAGGCAACGACAAGAGAGTAG
- the SSU72 gene encoding RNA polymerase II subunit A C-terminal domain phosphatase (ancestral locus Anc_2.19) produces MVKSTERNTALKFCTVCASNNNRSMESHKVLQEAGYDVSSYGTGSAVRLPGLSIDKPNVYAFGTPYNDIYNDLLSQSAERYKANGLLQMLDRNRRLKKAPEKWHTNSKTFDFVFTCEERCFDSVCEDLMNRGGNLNKMVHVINIDIKDDNENAKIGGKGILELADMLGAKVKECDESYIPFEDCIMDILAIWQQDHPNLPLLYSPAFY; encoded by the coding sequence ATGGTAAAGTCAACTGAACGTAACACagctttgaaattttgtaCCGTTTGTGCATCGAACAATAACCGTTCTATGGAATCACATAAAGTCCTACAGGAGGCAGGATACGATGTTAGTTCATATGGTACTGGTTCAGCTGTGAGGCTCCCGGGGCTTTCCATTGATAAGCCCAATGTTTACGCATTTGGTACACCTTACaatgatatatataatgatttattgtCGCAATCGGCAGAAAGATATAAGGCCAACGGATTATTGCAAATGTTGGACCGTAATAGGAGATTAAAGAAGGCACCTGAAAAGTGGCATACCAATTCCAAGacttttgattttgttttcaCTTGTGAGGAGAGATGTTTCGATTCAGTTTGTGAAGATTTGATGAACCGTGGTGGtaatttaaataagatGGTTCATGTCAttaatattgatattaaGGATGACAATGAAAATGCAAAGATTGGTGGGAAAGGTATATTGGAATTGGCAGATATGTTGGGTGCCAAAGTTAAGGAATGCGACGAGAGCTACATACCGTTTGAAGATTGTATAATGGACATACTTGCAATTTGGCAACAGGATCATCCAAACttaccattattatattctcCGGCATTCTACTAA
- the POP1 gene encoding ribonuclease P/MRP protein subunit POP1 (ancestral locus Anc_2.22) has protein sequence MSGSKSGGKKQLNKNQLFKRQKVRNARTIRTEALSSASGKSDDLSESGGMLRVDQFVHSRKFEIEQLQIAMIKSKASSSTRVFQSLPRKLRRRTASHNVRRIPKRMRNRALREMMKSDQQVVAKERIKKNKIHGLTASQLYKMKMSVKLLRLAGKSTSLKLALPENATASNCNLRQKIKTLQKQIKEAKSFSSSNVKFNNNKMGSYDNTGISKLAPIPKGRIKYFKRQRFFTWLPTHIWNAKRSHMIKRWGCQLPWSPTQKCFKMTHRIASYSATSDGALCMDSSFMGTMIIKDTSEEHTILQSLVSRLTNKRAILRKYRQSQTWFQGLFYSIKDSTNIWGPGDLFWVNEGTILLRVHPSIYVSIFNEIATSDKELLLHDCRYALASITIKGAKSLTALSSALRSVTPSASFEQFKLISNLTDENVLPQKAIFAFDAIDPRYLSAPKRIHSINSKKEISVDAILKLQNDYPQEEIRNILLKLCDPECREMSYKNQNTLKELSSRRQKLLISTPQKRQIQHDKDSDPSIPLLIAKRPRTQDWVIILPWFWLLPLWHQINRVPRVYHFGLRQYQQLQYEQRQLYFPDDYPFTNVGFMENSLYKRQSLKSRWLKKPIGKRVNYDKINGIHSLELPAFSGEIGDYFSCDWELLRILRNGIDFLTSQGKELKLIDSRRTTQFDSNDNSRAINTLNDVIELYKDVRTIEPGTSSTEELPVTLASSLPTPGASLHATEIKNESASLIITQTTLPIVAISCNFIERGHPHDNARIYRIPDTDLSYWLQVANGVYRADGKKDHEQNIPKPSVIDLIGFVTTATYHLGEGNGLATGFIDAHIASTMPLEQKYILVRNVGTNIYRLAHWEQIIM, from the coding sequence ATGAGTGGATCCAAATCAGGCGGTAAGAAgcaattgaacaaaaacCAACTCTTCAAGCGTCAAAAGGTGAGAAATGCAAGAACCATAAGAACAGAGGCACTTTCTTCTGCCTCTGGGAAATCAGATGATCTCTCTGAATCTGGTGGAATGCTAAGAGTAGACCAATTTGTCCATTCTAGAAAATTCGAGATTGAACAATTGCAAATCGCCATGATTAAATCCAAGGCGTCAAGCTCTACTAGGGTGTTTCAATCTTTACCCAGAAAATTACGTCGTAGAACCGCGTCACATAATGTTCGTAGGATTCCAAAGAGAATGAGGAATAGAGCACTAAGagagatgatgaagagtGATCAACAAGTGGTGGCTAAAGAACgtattaagaaaaataaaatccATGGATTAACCGCCTCACAATTATacaagatgaagatgtcAGTTAAACTTCTAAGACTAGCTGGTAAATCAACATCTTTAAAACTTGCATTGCCAGAAAATGCGACTGCTTCTAATTGTAATTTAAGACAAAAGATTAAGACTTTACAGAAACAAATCAAGGAAGCAAAATCGttctcatcatcaaatgtcaaattcaacaataataaaatggGTAGTTATGATAATACaggaatttcaaaattggcTCCTATACCGAAAGGTCgcatcaaatatttcaaaagacAAAGATTTTTTACTTGGCTACCTACTCATATTTGGAATGCGAAGAGATCTCATATGATTAAAAGATGGGGATGTCAGCTACCTTGGTCGCCCACACAAAAATGTTTCAAGATGACTCATAGAATCGCTTCTTATTCTGCAACTTCCGATGGGGCTTTATGCATGGATTCTAGTTTTATGGGTACCATGATCATCAAAGACACTAGCGAAGAACATACAATTTTACAATCCCTAGTTTCTAGGTTAACAAATAAACGTGCCATCTTGAGGAAATATAGGCAGTCGCAAACGTGGTTTCAAGGATTGTTCTACTCTATTAAAGACTCGACCAATATATGGGGACCGGGCGATCTGTTTTGGGTGAATGAAGGCACTATCCTTCTGAGGGTACATCCTTCTATTTATGTTAGcatatttaatgaaatcgCAACAAGTGATAAAGAACTGTTACTACATGATTGTCGTTATGCTTTGGCAAGCATCACTATCAAAGGTGCAAAATCTTTGACCGCATTGTCCAGTGCCTTAAGAAGTGTCACACCTAGTGCCTCTTTCGAACAATTCAAGCTTATTTCGAACTTAACAGATGAGAATGTACTACCCCAAAAAGCCATATTTGCATTTGACGCCATTGATCCAAGATATTTAAGTGCACCCAAAAGGATACACTCTATtaattccaagaaagaGATTTCTGTGGATGCCATATTGAAATTGCAAAATGATTACCctcaagaagaaattaggaacatattattgaaattatgCGATCCTGAATGCCGAGAAATGTCGTataaaaatcaaaatacattaaaagaattatcatcaaGGCGTCAAAAACTATTAATATCCACACCTCAAAAAAGACAAATCCAGCATGATAAGGACTCCGATCCATCGATCCCATTATTAATTGCCAAAAGGCCACGTACACAGGATTGGGTTATTATTTTACCGTGGTTTTGGTTATTACCTCTCTGGCATCAAATTAATCGTGTTCCAAGGGTTTACCATTTCGGGTTACGACAATATCAACAGCTTCAATATGAACAACgtcaattatattttccagATGATTACCCTTTCACCAATGTTGGGTTTATGGAAAATTCTTTATACAAGAGGCAATCTCTTAAATCAAGGTGGCTGAAGAAGCCAATAGGTAAACGTGTTAATTATGATAAAATCAATGGTATTCATTCATTGGAATTACCAGCTTTTTCTGGTGAAATTGGAGATTATTTTAGTTGTGATTGGGAATTGTTACGaattttaagaaatggGATTGACTTTCTAACTTCTCAAGGAAAGGAATTGAAGTTGATTGATTCTCGAAGGACAACACAGTTTGATAGTAATGATAATTCGAGGGCAATTAACACACTGAATGATGTGATTGAGTTGTACAAAGATGTAAGAACTATTGAACCAGGAACTTCCTCAACTGAAGAGCTTCCTGTTACTCTGGCTTCTTCGTTACCAACACCTGGTGCATCATTGCATGCGACAGAAATTAAGAATGAATCAGCATCATTAATTATTACACAGACTACTCTTCCGATTGTTGCtatttcttgtaattttaTAGAAAGAGGACACCCTCATGATAATGCAAGGATATATCGGATTCCTGATACCGATTTAAGCTACTGGTTACAAGTTGCTAACGGTGTTTACCGTGCAGATGGTAAGAAAGACCATGAGCAAAACATCCCAAAGCCATCCGTCATTGATCTGATTGGATTTGTAACCACAGCAACGTACCACCTTGGAGAAGGAAATGGTCTTGCCACTGGATTCATCGATGCTCATATTGCCTCAACAATGCCATTAGAGcagaaatatattttggTAAGAAATGTAGGAACTAATATCTACAGGTTAGCCCACTGGGAGCAGATTATTATGTAG
- the NCAS0G01410 gene encoding uncharacterized protein has product MFDYMLIHRKLLLLLFIVQLGICLNFDRSAIFSGSQTVDDGITVASGVEAGFEAFELVTINGDISIADSGQLCVGQYGVSGNSIDITSGTLINNGNMFLSDWTDNTVSLTGENFYNYGTFGISSSATHITFLFSTNLVNDGNMFIWNNDAHTEFEGPESGAINNGVITFDLCPPQIPSFLGSGCIRLKYADYMSIDVSSPFNQTLNVINPFTPKLNFTGSPLPNNNIVLRGFETDYPWQFITDYYPEATDVELFSYTYNNITGILNYMAPGSTYTFDIGTGFNESTIDLGTPGMILVGPLTVKQEAPTNCPANPYDNTNGIFPCDDFFPIPSATTKIAPYYQDSITEIISYYSTIASDRLPTTVAITTYYIPSINVPPVYTTTFRYAATTFTEVISYYTAPGTYMGLTNLPFIRTTSSKLTVFPSPYATTLTTDSMTVSGVVSFYISSDISKSFTASTTSFFTETKNVTTTVTEYPMGTIYPTSWFSKLINGTSTTTYSTSIETYVVKTHS; this is encoded by the coding sequence ATGTTTGATTACATGTTGATACATCGCAAGCTTCTGCTTCTTTTATTCATAGTTCAACTTGGGATATGCCTGAACTTTGACAGATCTGCTATATTTTCAGGTTCCCAAACAGTTGACGATGGGATCACGGTTGCTTCTGGAGTAGAGGCAGGTTTCGAAGCCTTTGAACTAGTGACTATCAATGGTGATATTAGCATTGCCGATAGTGGCCAACTTTGTGTAGGACAATATGGTGTCTCTGGAAATTCAATTGACATTACTTCAGGGACATTGATAAACAATGGTAACATGTTTTTGAGTGACTGGACTGATAATACTGTTTCCCTCACTGGTGAGAATTTTTACAATTACGGGACTTTCGGTATCAGTTCATCTGCAACCCATATTacctttttattttccacGAATTTAGTCAATGACGGCAACATGTTTATTTGGAACAATGATGCACATACTGAATTTGAAGGACCTGAATCAGGCGCCATTAATAATGGGGTAATTACGTTTGACCTATGTCCTCCACAGATACCATCGTTTCTTGGTTCAGGATGCATAAGACTTAAATATGCAGATTATATGTCTATTGATGTCTCTTCTCCATTCAATCAAACTTTAAATGTTATCAATCCATTTACTCCCAAGCTAAATTTTACTGGGTCACCGCTACCTAATAACAATATTGTACTTCGAGGTTTTGAAACAGATTATCCCTGGCAGTTCATTACGGATTATTATCCAGAAGCGACAGATGTAGAATTGTTTAGTTATACTTATAACAATATAACAGGGATACTAAATTACATGGCACCGGGCAGTACATATACCTTTGATATTGGAACTGGGTTCAACGAAAGTACAATTGATTTGGGAACACCAGGTATGATCCTGGTAGGACCACTTACTGTGAAACAAGAAGCTCCCACCAATTGCCCAGCCAACCCTTATGATAATACCAATGGAATTTTCCCTTGTGATgatttttttccaatacCATCAGCAACTACTAAAATTGCGCCATATTATCAAGATAGTATAACTGAGATTATTTCCTATTATTCTACAATAGCATCTGACAGGTTACCTACCACTGTGGCAATTACCACATATTATATTCCATCGATTAATGTTCCCCCTGTTTATACAACTACGTTTCGCTACGCAGCTACGACATTCACTGAAGTGATTTCGTATTACACAGCGCCTGGCACATACATGGGTTTAACAAATCTTCCATTTATAAGAACAACGAGTAGTAAACTAACTGTTTTTCCATCCCCATACGCCACAACACTCACAACAGACAGTATGACTGTCTCAGGAGTGGTTTCATTTTACATTAGTAGTGATATTTCCAAGTCATTTACAGCGTCCACCACTTCATTTTTCACTGAGACCAAAAATGTTACTACCACCGTTACTGAATATCCTATGGGGACAATTTACCCAACAAGCTGGTTCTCCAAGCTTATTAATGGGACTTCAACAACTACTTATTCTACGTCAATAGAGACATATGTCGTAAAAACACATTCCTGA